The Cytobacillus oceanisediminis genomic interval AGCCTCAATCCGCTCAGAATGCGGAGGTCATTCTCCTTGGAAAAGCAGTCAATTCCCTATCTGGAAGAAGCTATCGGGAATCCTTTTATGAGAAAGGATTGGAAACAATCAGGGAGGCGCTGCAGCTGCTTGATGCTCAATACGAGCTGCTTGTGATAGAGGGAGCTGGCAGCCCTGTTGAAATTAATTTAAAAGATAAAGAGCTTGTTAATATGAAAGTCGCCGAAATGGCGGATGTGCCAGTCATCCTGGTTGCCGATATTGACAGGGGCGGTGTTTTTGCCAGCATTGTTGGAACCCTGGAGCTTTTCACCAAACTGGAAAGACAGCGGGTTGCGGGCATTATCATTAATAAATTCCGCGGAGATATCACGCTGTTTGAGGATGGCATCCGCTGGATCGAGGAAAGGACTGGCATCCCTGTCCTTGGGGTTCTTCCATACTTGGATGACCATATGATCGATGCAGAGGATTCCCTATCCATTCAGGCTGCTGTTCCAAGGGCTGGAGGAGGTATTCTGGATATTGCAGTGCTTCGGCCGCCATTTATTTCAAACTTCAGTGACATCGATCCGTTTTACTATGAAGATGACGTAAGCATTAGATGGGTAAGGCATCTATCGGAGGCTGGCTCGCCTGATGCGGTGATCATTCCCGGCACAAAGAGCACTATTCGCGATTTGCGCTATTTCAAGGAAAAAGGTCTGGCGGAATGGATTGTGCGCTATGCTGCCGATGGAGGTTCTATTGCCGGCATTTGCGGAGGATACCAGATGCTGGGCAGGAGATTAATCGATATGGCAGGTTCTGATACCGGGAATCCATATGAAAAGGAAAAAGGCTTGAATTTGATACCGGCAGATACCATTTTTCATGAACGCAAGAAGACCGTGCAGGTGAAGGGCAGTCTGCATTCAAGCACGAACCTTCCCGTAAAAGAAATTTTGGATGGATATGAAATCCATTTAGGTGAAACAGTTCTTGAAAATGATTTTGGTGGCAATCGCCTTCTGCTGCTTCAAAATGGCGAAGAAGATGGATTTTATGGGAATGAAGGCCGTCTGGTAGGGACGTATATGCACCACATCTTCCATAATGATGAATGGAGGGGTGCGTGGCTTAATTCCCTGCGCAAACAAAAAGGCATTCCAAGTAAGGAGCCTGTCCGAATAAAAGCCCTGAAGGATAGGAAATACAACGAACTGGCGGAAAATATGATACAGCATCTTGATTGGGAAAAATTAAAGGAAATTGTCTTTAGCTGGAGAAAACAGAATGAAATGGCTTAAAGGATTATTGATCAACCTTCAATTTTTTACAAGCATTCCCATTCCAATATCCCTGCCCATGGATAAGCCTCATTTGGAGAAGGCAATCAGAACCTTCCCTATAGCCGGCCTCATTCAGGGGAGCATATACGCATTTATTCTCTATGCTTTTCTTGAATGGACTCCTTTTTCACTCTTGGCTGCGGCCTTTGCCGTCTGGCTGGCCGGCATTTTGCTAACCGGCGGGATCCATCTTGATGGGTGGATGGATGCGAGCGATGCGTTCTTCTCCTATCGCGATCAGGAAAGGCGGCTGGAAATCATGAGTGATCCCCGGGTGGGGGCGTTCGGGGTGCTGTCCATCATTGTATTGCTGGGTACCCGTTTTCTATTTATCTATGAAATTGTCCTTTTATCAAATGCATATTCCTATTTTTTAATCGCATTGATTCCTTTTTTAAGCAAGATGATAATGGGGGTATTGCTGATAAAAGTTAAGGCAGCCAAAAAAGAGGGGCTGGGCTCATTATTTCAGCAGGCTGCTTCGAAAAGCACCTTATTTATTTACCCAATCTTCCTTCTGGCCGCCGCTGCAGCTGCCGGGCTGGCTGGTTACCCGGCTATTGTTGGATTTCTTTTCATGGTTCTTTTTTCAATATTGTTATTCGCATTCTTATCAAGGAAAGTCATTGCCTGGTTTGGCGGAATGACTGGGGATGTACTTGGGGCCAGTGTGGAAGGGACGGAGGTGCTATTATGGATGATACTGTGGCTGTTGCATTATTTCGTCATGGGCTGACAGAAGCCAATAAGTCCCATGCTTATCTGGGATGGACAGATTCCCCTTTGTGTCCCGAACATAGGGATAAGCTTGCCGC includes:
- the cobS gene encoding adenosylcobinamide-GDP ribazoletransferase; the protein is MKWLKGLLINLQFFTSIPIPISLPMDKPHLEKAIRTFPIAGLIQGSIYAFILYAFLEWTPFSLLAAAFAVWLAGILLTGGIHLDGWMDASDAFFSYRDQERRLEIMSDPRVGAFGVLSIIVLLGTRFLFIYEIVLLSNAYSYFLIALIPFLSKMIMGVLLIKVKAAKKEGLGSLFQQAASKSTLFIYPIFLLAAAAAAGLAGYPAIVGFLFMVLFSILLFAFLSRKVIAWFGGMTGDVLGASVEGTEVLLWMILWLLHYFVMG
- a CDS encoding cobyric acid synthase — translated: MKGIMIQGTSSDAGKSLIATALCRAFSNEGFRTAPFKSQNMSNNSYVTKDGNEIGRAQGIQAEAARTEAAVWMNPILLKPQSAQNAEVILLGKAVNSLSGRSYRESFYEKGLETIREALQLLDAQYELLVIEGAGSPVEINLKDKELVNMKVAEMADVPVILVADIDRGGVFASIVGTLELFTKLERQRVAGIIINKFRGDITLFEDGIRWIEERTGIPVLGVLPYLDDHMIDAEDSLSIQAAVPRAGGGILDIAVLRPPFISNFSDIDPFYYEDDVSIRWVRHLSEAGSPDAVIIPGTKSTIRDLRYFKEKGLAEWIVRYAADGGSIAGICGGYQMLGRRLIDMAGSDTGNPYEKEKGLNLIPADTIFHERKKTVQVKGSLHSSTNLPVKEILDGYEIHLGETVLENDFGGNRLLLLQNGEEDGFYGNEGRLVGTYMHHIFHNDEWRGAWLNSLRKQKGIPSKEPVRIKALKDRKYNELAENMIQHLDWEKLKEIVFSWRKQNEMA